A genomic window from Myxococcales bacterium includes:
- a CDS encoding tetratricopeptide repeat protein has protein sequence MFARITEAHAVLTDVARREEYDKNLRDGTGGAAEQAEVQRALEAANNFQKALVYLKRNDTATCEELARKALEADSTQADYLALVTWLDAQKPHNLNFDRTRELILKLDNAIAMNGSCERAHFYRGMLHKRTENPKQALKDFKRAVELNPHNLDAAREIRLHGMRQPSKGEEGVGGLLGRFFKK, from the coding sequence GTGTTCGCGCGCATCACCGAGGCGCACGCGGTCCTGACCGACGTGGCCCGGCGCGAGGAGTACGACAAGAACCTGCGCGACGGCACGGGCGGCGCGGCCGAGCAGGCGGAGGTCCAGCGCGCCCTCGAGGCGGCCAACAATTTCCAGAAGGCCCTCGTCTACTTGAAGCGCAACGACACCGCGACGTGCGAAGAGCTCGCGCGGAAGGCGCTCGAGGCCGACTCGACGCAGGCCGACTACCTCGCGCTCGTCACCTGGCTCGACGCCCAGAAGCCCCACAACCTGAACTTCGATCGCACCCGCGAGCTCATTCTCAAGCTCGACAACGCGATCGCCATGAACGGCAGCTGCGAGCGCGCCCACTTCTATCGAGGCATGCTCCACAAGCGCACGGAGAACCCGAAGCAGGCCCTGAAGGACTTCAAGCGCGCGGTGGAGCTGAACCCCCACAACCTCGACGCCGCCCGCGAAATTCGCCTCCACGGCATGAGGCAGCCGTCCAAGGGAGAAGAGGGCGTCGGGGGGCTCCTGGGCCGCTTCTTCAAGAAGTAG
- a CDS encoding aldo/keto reductase, with translation MSSTTPTPAPTHSSASAAGRAGVVLGTMNFGARTPARDAERLVALALERGVTRVDTANLYAGGEAERILGRTLASVAGARDRVHLASKVGAQPTGGAGRGAEGLSHARVLAAVDESLTRLRTERIDLLYLHVPDPAVPIAETLSAIAHLLERGKILAWGASNYAAWQLVELFAAAEAAGIPPPARAQQLYNALVRQLDVEYLPFAARYGLATEVYNPLAGGLLTDRHADVTADRRGSRFWKNSRYERRYWSAPLFARRAELAALAESLGVSLVTLAYRFLLARGVAGVVVGPATAAHLDAALDALTAPLDPPAMAAIDKLHTAWIGTDACYAR, from the coding sequence ATGTCCTCCACCACTCCGACCCCGGCGCCCACGCACTCGTCCGCGAGCGCCGCGGGGCGCGCGGGCGTCGTCCTCGGCACCATGAATTTCGGGGCGCGGACGCCCGCCCGCGACGCTGAGCGCCTCGTCGCGCTCGCGCTCGAGCGGGGCGTCACGCGCGTCGACACCGCGAACCTGTACGCGGGCGGCGAGGCCGAGCGAATCCTAGGGCGCACGCTCGCGAGCGTCGCCGGGGCTCGCGACCGCGTGCACCTCGCGAGCAAGGTCGGCGCGCAGCCCACCGGCGGCGCGGGCCGCGGGGCCGAGGGCCTCTCCCACGCGCGGGTGCTCGCGGCGGTCGACGAGAGCCTCACGAGGCTCCGCACCGAACGAATAGACCTGCTCTATCTCCACGTACCCGACCCCGCGGTGCCCATCGCCGAGACGCTCTCGGCCATCGCGCACCTGCTCGAGCGCGGGAAGATCCTCGCGTGGGGCGCCTCGAACTACGCGGCGTGGCAGCTCGTGGAGCTCTTCGCAGCAGCGGAGGCCGCCGGGATCCCGCCGCCCGCGCGCGCGCAGCAGCTCTACAACGCGCTCGTGCGGCAGCTCGACGTCGAGTACCTCCCGTTCGCCGCCCGGTACGGGCTCGCCACCGAGGTCTACAACCCGCTGGCGGGCGGGCTCCTCACCGATCGGCACGCCGACGTCACCGCCGATCGGCGCGGATCGCGCTTCTGGAAGAACAGCCGCTACGAGCGCCGCTACTGGAGCGCGCCTCTGTTCGCGCGGCGCGCCGAGCTCGCCGCGCTGGCCGAGTCGCTCGGGGTCTCGCTGGTCACGCTCGCGTACCGCTTCCTGCTCGCGCGGGGCGTGGCCGGGGTCGTGGTGGGCCCGGCCACGGCCGCTCACCTCGACGCGGCGCTCGACGCGCTCACCGCGCCGCTCGACCCCCCGGCGATGGCGGCCATCGACAAGCTGCATACCGCATGGATCGGGACCGATGCCTGCTACGCCCGGTGA
- a CDS encoding phytanoyl-CoA dioxygenase family protein, with the protein MPATPGDPSTLPYDLDGALAHYRAHGYARLGRLLEEPTLAALRARIDALMLGEITYPGVFFQRDTETGEYDDLAYGRGYEGPSLNYRKVEKLEKDPLFLAWIAHPWLEPLARAVYGGDVTLYRALVFNKAAATGGSRLPWHQDGGAFWGLDREPGLQVWTALDDAPEDGGCLEVVPGSHAAGLVTPLGGVVPAEAIARERPEARSLLLPAAAGEVLLVHNHLWHRSARSTTGKPRRALTVCYLDARTTCRRKKRAPREFFKVFPRDPRE; encoded by the coding sequence ATGCCTGCTACGCCCGGTGATCCGTCGACCCTCCCGTACGACCTCGACGGCGCGCTCGCGCACTACCGGGCCCACGGCTACGCGCGGCTCGGGCGCCTGCTGGAGGAGCCCACGCTCGCGGCGCTCCGCGCGCGCATCGACGCGCTGATGCTCGGCGAGATCACCTACCCGGGCGTCTTCTTCCAGCGCGACACCGAGACCGGCGAGTACGACGACCTCGCCTACGGGCGCGGGTACGAGGGGCCGTCGCTCAACTACCGCAAGGTCGAGAAGCTCGAGAAAGATCCGCTCTTTCTTGCGTGGATCGCGCACCCGTGGCTCGAGCCGCTCGCGCGCGCGGTGTACGGCGGCGACGTCACGCTCTACCGCGCGCTCGTGTTCAACAAGGCGGCGGCGACCGGGGGCTCGCGCCTGCCTTGGCACCAAGACGGCGGCGCGTTCTGGGGCCTCGACCGCGAGCCGGGGCTCCAGGTGTGGACGGCCCTGGACGACGCGCCGGAAGACGGCGGCTGCCTCGAGGTCGTGCCGGGGAGCCACGCCGCGGGCCTCGTGACGCCTCTCGGAGGCGTGGTGCCGGCGGAGGCCATCGCACGCGAGCGCCCCGAGGCGCGTTCGCTCCTCTTGCCCGCGGCGGCGGGCGAGGTGCTGCTCGTGCACAACCACCTCTGGCACCGCTCGGCGCGGAGCACCACGGGCAAGCCGCGCCGCGCCCTCACGGTCTGCTACCTCGACGCCCGCACCACGTGCCGCCGCAAGAAGCGCGCGCCGCGCGAGTTCTTCAAGGTGTTCCCGCGCGACCCGCGCGAGTAG
- the hpt gene encoding hypoxanthine phosphoribosyltransferase: MSERLVPMITADEIRARTAELGKQLTEDYKDKALVLVSVLKGSFIFAADLMRAIDLPCRIDFLGVRSYGAGTETSGVVQITSDLTRPIDGQDVLIVEDIVDTGLTIAHLMDLFRTRNPRSVKVCALLHKPARARVSVPVDYLGFTIEDKFVVGYGLDFDEKYRNLPYVGVIERD, encoded by the coding sequence ATGAGCGAGCGCCTCGTCCCGATGATCACCGCCGATGAAATCCGAGCCCGCACCGCGGAGCTCGGCAAGCAGCTCACCGAAGACTACAAGGACAAGGCTCTCGTGCTCGTGTCGGTGCTGAAGGGGAGCTTCATCTTCGCGGCCGACCTGATGCGCGCCATCGACCTGCCGTGCCGCATCGACTTCCTGGGCGTGCGCTCCTACGGCGCGGGCACCGAGACCAGCGGCGTCGTGCAGATCACGAGCGACCTCACGCGCCCCATCGACGGCCAGGACGTGCTCATCGTCGAGGACATCGTCGACACCGGGCTCACCATCGCGCACCTCATGGATCTCTTCCGAACGCGCAACCCGCGCAGCGTGAAGGTGTGCGCCCTCCTCCATAAGCCAGCGCGCGCGCGGGTCTCGGTGCCCGTCGACTACCTGGGCTTCACGATCGAAGACAAGTTCGTGGTCGGCTACGGCCTCGATTTCGACGAGAAATACCGCAACTTGCCCTACGTCGGCGTGATCGAGCGCGACTGA
- a CDS encoding 3-hydroxybutyrate dehydrogenase, with product MLSGKTAVVTGSTSGIGLGIARVLAAHGAHVVLNGFGEESRPRREVEAAARPGARVGYHGADMSRASDIEDLARYAEVEFGGIDVLVNNAGIQHVASVEDFPVDCWDSVLAVNLTSAFHTTRLALPHMKRNDWGRIVNVASVHGLVASPQKAAYVAAKHGLVGLTKVTALETARTGVTCNAVCPGWVLTPLVEAQVDARAAKDDTDKETAKRALLCEKQPSGDFVTTSQLAQLVGFLCSDAASQVRGVAWNMDGGWAAQ from the coding sequence ATGCTATCCGGGAAGACAGCGGTCGTCACGGGCTCGACCAGCGGCATTGGCCTTGGCATCGCGAGGGTGCTGGCGGCGCACGGCGCGCACGTGGTGCTGAACGGCTTCGGCGAAGAGAGCCGGCCGCGGCGCGAGGTGGAGGCCGCGGCGCGGCCCGGCGCGCGCGTGGGGTATCACGGCGCCGACATGAGCCGCGCGTCCGACATCGAGGACCTCGCGCGGTACGCCGAGGTCGAGTTCGGCGGCATCGACGTGCTCGTGAACAACGCCGGCATCCAGCACGTGGCGAGCGTGGAGGACTTCCCGGTCGACTGCTGGGACTCGGTCCTCGCGGTGAACCTCACCTCCGCGTTCCACACGACGCGGCTCGCGCTGCCCCACATGAAGCGGAACGACTGGGGGCGAATCGTCAACGTCGCGTCGGTGCACGGCCTCGTGGCCTCGCCGCAGAAGGCCGCGTACGTGGCCGCCAAGCACGGCCTCGTGGGGCTCACGAAGGTGACGGCGCTCGAGACCGCGCGCACCGGCGTGACGTGCAACGCGGTGTGCCCCGGCTGGGTGCTCACGCCGCTCGTCGAGGCGCAGGTCGACGCGCGCGCGGCGAAGGACGACACCGACAAGGAGACCGCGAAGCGCGCCCTGCTCTGCGAGAAGCAGCCGTCGGGCGACTTCGTGACTACGTCGCAGCTGGCGCAGCTGGTCGGGTTTTTGTGCAGCGACGCCGCGAGCCAGGTGCGCGGCGTGGCCTGGAACATGGACGGCGGCTGGGCCGCGCAGTAG
- a CDS encoding polyhydroxyalkanoate depolymerase — translation MLYRLHELQRTCLDPVARVSFATARLLTHEKSPLSHVPGARVVGAGHALLHRLTRRYEKPAFGLDRVSVGGAAAGEVRVTEEVVHAEPFCRLVRFVRETADPALAQRLRAQPKVLLCAPLSGHHATLLRDTVRSLLADHDVYVTDWVCAREVPVAQGSFSLDDYVHTVQRLVRLLGAATLHVVAVCQPTVPVLAAIALLAQAGEATPRSLTLMGGPVDARRNPTEVNRLATERSLAWFERTLIKTVPGRYPGRGRRVYPGFLQLSAFVAMNPSRHIDAHVEYWLGHLTGSDGDAKRASHERFYDDYNAVLDMDAPYYLETVRLVFQEFALARGTWDVAGERVRPAAIRDTALLTIEGADDDIAGLGQTQAAHALCAGVPDEHRRHHVAAGCGHYGVFSGRRWRESIYPIVRDFVGARSGRDHAQERV, via the coding sequence ATGCTCTACCGCCTTCATGAGCTCCAGCGCACGTGCCTCGACCCGGTGGCGCGCGTCTCTTTCGCTACCGCCCGCCTCCTCACCCACGAGAAGAGCCCGCTCTCTCATGTGCCCGGCGCGCGCGTGGTCGGGGCCGGGCACGCGCTGCTCCACCGGCTGACGAGGCGCTACGAGAAGCCCGCGTTCGGCCTCGACCGCGTCTCGGTCGGCGGCGCCGCCGCCGGCGAGGTGCGCGTCACCGAGGAGGTCGTGCACGCCGAGCCGTTCTGCCGGCTCGTGCGGTTCGTCCGCGAGACCGCCGACCCCGCGCTGGCCCAGCGCCTCCGCGCCCAGCCGAAGGTGCTGCTCTGCGCCCCGCTCTCGGGGCACCACGCGACGCTCTTGCGCGACACGGTGCGCTCGCTGCTCGCCGACCACGACGTCTACGTCACCGACTGGGTCTGCGCCCGCGAGGTGCCCGTGGCGCAGGGGTCGTTCAGCCTCGACGACTACGTGCACACGGTGCAGCGGCTCGTGCGTCTGCTCGGCGCGGCAACACTCCACGTCGTCGCCGTGTGCCAGCCCACCGTGCCGGTGCTCGCCGCGATCGCCCTGCTCGCGCAGGCCGGCGAGGCCACGCCCCGCTCCCTCACCCTCATGGGCGGCCCGGTCGACGCGCGCCGGAACCCGACCGAGGTGAACCGGCTCGCGACCGAGCGATCGCTGGCGTGGTTCGAGCGCACGCTCATCAAGACCGTCCCGGGGCGCTATCCGGGCCGCGGGCGCCGCGTTTACCCGGGGTTTTTGCAGCTCTCCGCGTTCGTGGCGATGAACCCGTCGCGGCACATCGACGCCCACGTCGAGTACTGGCTCGGGCACCTCACGGGGAGCGACGGCGACGCGAAGCGCGCGTCGCACGAGCGCTTCTACGACGACTACAACGCCGTGCTCGACATGGACGCGCCCTATTACCTGGAGACCGTGCGGCTCGTGTTCCAGGAGTTCGCGCTCGCGCGGGGCACGTGGGACGTGGCCGGCGAGCGCGTCAGGCCCGCCGCCATCCGCGATACGGCGCTGCTCACCATCGAAGGCGCCGACGACGACATCGCCGGCCTCGGGCAGACCCAGGCCGCCCACGCGCTGTGCGCGGGCGTGCCCGACGAGCACCGGCGCCACCACGTGGCGGCCGGGTGTGGCCACTACGGAGTGTTCTCCGGGCGGCGATGGCGCGAGTCGATCTACCCCATCGTGCGCGATTTCGTCGGTGCGCGCAGCGGTAGGGACCACGCTCAGGAAAGGGTGTAA
- a CDS encoding SRPBCC domain-containing protein, whose amino-acid sequence MFASLDRYLDETEREIRLERVVAAPRALVWKVFTDPEHVNKWWGPNGFTNVGVEQDVRVGGVWKFEMVGPDGKRWPNKATYVELTEPERIVYDHGDWETVMFRAEITLTAEGDGRDGRDAKTRVSMRLVCTSRELRDEKVSGFAIEGGRQHLGNLSDYLGALQAS is encoded by the coding sequence ATGTTCGCGAGCCTCGATCGCTACCTCGACGAGACCGAGCGCGAGATCCGCCTCGAGCGGGTGGTCGCCGCGCCGCGCGCCCTCGTGTGGAAGGTGTTCACCGATCCGGAGCACGTGAACAAGTGGTGGGGGCCCAACGGGTTCACCAACGTGGGCGTCGAGCAAGACGTGCGCGTGGGCGGCGTGTGGAAGTTCGAGATGGTAGGTCCCGACGGCAAGCGCTGGCCGAACAAGGCGACGTACGTCGAGCTCACCGAGCCCGAGCGCATCGTGTACGACCACGGCGACTGGGAGACCGTGATGTTCCGCGCCGAGATCACGCTCACCGCGGAAGGTGACGGGCGTGACGGGCGTGACGCCAAGACGCGCGTCTCGATGCGGCTCGTGTGCACCTCGCGCGAGCTGCGCGACGAGAAGGTCTCGGGCTTCGCGATCGAGGGCGGGCGTCAGCACCTGGGGAACCTCAGCGACTACCTGGGGGCGCTGCAAGCGAGCTGA
- a CDS encoding winged helix-turn-helix transcriptional regulator, with protein MSSDPLSRTFAALAHPTRRAILARLGQGEASVQELARPFDLSAPAISRHLKVLEESGLITRGRNAQWRPCRLDARPLDEAVDWIEHTRRELEARFDRLDAYLHELQRTSPAPAATPPTPLDTPDPKESP; from the coding sequence ATGTCCTCCGACCCCCTCAGCCGCACGTTCGCCGCCCTCGCGCACCCCACGCGGCGGGCCATTCTGGCGCGCCTCGGCCAGGGCGAGGCGTCGGTGCAGGAGCTGGCGCGGCCCTTCGACCTGAGCGCGCCCGCCATCTCGCGGCACCTCAAGGTGCTCGAGGAGAGCGGGCTCATCACTCGCGGCCGAAACGCCCAGTGGCGCCCGTGCCGGCTCGACGCGCGCCCGCTCGACGAGGCGGTCGACTGGATCGAGCACACCCGCCGCGAGCTCGAGGCTCGCTTCGATCGGCTCGACGCCTACCTGCACGAGCTCCAGCGCACATCACCGGCCCCCGCGGCCACGCCCCCCACGCCACTCGACACGCCCGATCCGAAAGAGAGCCCATGA
- a CDS encoding adenylate/guanylate cyclase domain-containing protein: MAIYDVPLPPLGSVEPGATLHYLHGEARATPATAALIEGYVRALRADGVPVDRAFYVIPTLHPQVAAWNFVWEGEGRPVREIARAWAAVLGAEFAASPLRSIQLGTHAVIRRPLADPACPADFAIVGDLRADGFTDYLIAGTRHTVSAGFGAVSVATRAPGGFTDEALALVLSTVGWLEPILDAHVMARIARTLLTTYLGADAGARVLRGAVKRGDGEPIHAAVSFTDLRDFTVLSDRLASAELLALLNDYFDCVVGAVQAHGGEVLKFVGDAVLAVFRSSVGDERRACLAALAAAREAFERAQAKNAARAGSALLEFGTSIHLGEVMYGNIGGPDRLDFTVIGPAVNLASRIQGLCRALDRPLLVSQAFVDATGVACEDLGAQRLKGVAQDVHIWSPGPLPTT; this comes from the coding sequence ATGGCCATCTACGACGTCCCGTTGCCGCCGCTCGGCAGCGTCGAGCCTGGGGCGACCCTCCACTACTTGCACGGCGAGGCTCGCGCGACCCCCGCGACCGCGGCGCTGATCGAGGGGTACGTGCGCGCGCTTCGCGCCGACGGTGTCCCCGTCGACCGGGCGTTCTATGTCATCCCCACGCTGCACCCGCAGGTCGCCGCGTGGAACTTCGTGTGGGAGGGCGAGGGCCGGCCCGTCCGCGAGATCGCCCGCGCGTGGGCTGCGGTCCTTGGCGCCGAGTTCGCCGCGAGCCCGCTCCGCAGCATCCAGCTCGGCACCCACGCCGTGATCCGCCGGCCGCTCGCCGACCCCGCGTGCCCCGCCGACTTCGCGATCGTCGGTGATCTCCGGGCGGACGGCTTCACCGACTACCTGATCGCGGGCACGCGCCACACGGTGAGCGCGGGGTTCGGCGCGGTGAGCGTGGCCACGCGCGCGCCGGGCGGCTTCACCGACGAGGCGCTCGCGCTCGTGCTGTCGACCGTCGGGTGGCTCGAGCCCATCCTCGACGCCCACGTGATGGCCCGCATCGCGCGCACCCTCCTCACGACCTACCTCGGCGCCGACGCGGGCGCGCGGGTGCTGCGAGGCGCGGTGAAGCGCGGCGACGGCGAGCCCATCCACGCGGCGGTCTCGTTCACCGATTTGCGCGACTTCACGGTCCTCTCCGACCGCCTCGCGAGCGCCGAGCTCCTGGCGCTGCTGAACGACTACTTCGACTGCGTCGTGGGCGCGGTGCAGGCGCACGGTGGCGAGGTGCTGAAGTTCGTCGGCGACGCGGTGCTCGCGGTGTTCCGCTCTTCGGTGGGCGACGAGCGCCGCGCGTGCCTCGCCGCCCTCGCCGCGGCGCGAGAGGCCTTCGAGCGCGCGCAGGCGAAGAACGCCGCGCGCGCCGGGAGCGCGCTCCTCGAGTTCGGCACGTCGATCCACCTCGGCGAGGTGATGTACGGGAACATCGGCGGCCCCGACCGCCTCGACTTCACTGTGATCGGGCCGGCGGTGAACCTGGCCAGCCGTATCCAGGGGTTGTGTCGTGCGCTCGACCGGCCGCTCCTGGTGAGCCAGGCGTTCGTCGACGCGACCGGCGTCGCGTGCGAGGACCTCGGCGCGCAGCGCCTGAAGGGCGTCGCCCAGGACGTGCACATTTGGAGCCCGGGGCCCCTGCCCACCACGTGA
- a CDS encoding class I SAM-dependent methyltransferase, which produces MTTREDHWNTIYRTKPADRVSWYQADVSTSLDLVRACGLPPGAPLLDVGAGASLLVDGLLGAGFTDVTLLDLASEALAVTRARLGDEPRVREVVADVAAWSPTRTYALWHDRAVFHFLVEPEARAGYLRALGAALAPGAHAIVGTFALDGPERCSDLPVRRYSAEGLAEELAPVLEHVESRHLLHTTPWGSSQSFVFGRFRAR; this is translated from the coding sequence ATGACCACCCGCGAAGACCACTGGAACACGATTTACCGCACCAAGCCGGCCGACAGGGTGTCGTGGTACCAGGCCGACGTCTCCACCTCGCTCGACCTCGTGCGCGCGTGCGGTCTCCCTCCCGGCGCGCCGCTCCTCGACGTGGGGGCCGGGGCCTCGCTGCTGGTCGATGGCCTCCTCGGCGCGGGCTTCACCGACGTCACCCTGCTCGACCTCGCGAGCGAGGCGCTGGCCGTCACCCGGGCCCGCCTCGGCGACGAGCCGCGCGTGCGGGAGGTCGTGGCCGACGTGGCGGCGTGGTCACCGACCCGCACCTACGCGCTCTGGCATGATCGCGCCGTGTTCCACTTCCTCGTCGAGCCCGAGGCGCGCGCGGGGTACTTGCGGGCGCTCGGCGCGGCCCTCGCGCCCGGTGCGCACGCCATCGTGGGCACCTTCGCCCTCGACGGCCCCGAGCGCTGCAGCGACCTGCCCGTGCGGCGGTACTCGGCCGAGGGGCTGGCGGAGGAGCTCGCCCCCGTGCTCGAGCACGTGGAGTCGCGCCACCTCCTGCACACGACCCCGTGGGGCTCGTCGCAGTCGTTCGTGTTCGGCCGCTTTCGCGCGCGTTGA
- a CDS encoding acyltransferase family protein produces the protein MTPKPPSSCPASRPASGAPRPAPRPFARALARVLLPEAQRERVARLQYDDAGHGYDALGLHPDWVAAGLGAFRFLYESYFRVESHGTEHLPARGPAILVSNHSGTLPLDGAMIYLDVQRHTEPPRVPRTIVDRFVPLLPFAGLFFARAGAAPGTRENLRFLLEAGELVLIFPEGTPGVGKRFRERYRLQGWRVGHAETAIAHGVPIVPVAVIGAEEQWPQLARLPIRVLGAPYLPVPATPLPLPVRYHIHYGAPIHFGYAPEDARRPEIVQRAADRTRAAVEALIARGLRERKGVFQ, from the coding sequence ATGACCCCCAAGCCCCCATCTTCGTGCCCTGCGTCGCGCCCCGCGTCGGGTGCGCCGCGCCCCGCGCCGCGCCCGTTCGCGCGCGCCCTCGCGCGCGTGCTGCTGCCCGAGGCCCAGCGCGAGCGCGTCGCGAGGCTTCAGTACGACGACGCGGGTCACGGCTACGACGCCCTCGGGCTCCACCCCGACTGGGTCGCCGCGGGCCTCGGCGCCTTCCGGTTCCTCTACGAGTCGTATTTTCGAGTCGAGTCCCACGGCACCGAGCACCTGCCGGCGCGTGGCCCGGCGATCCTGGTCTCCAACCACAGCGGCACCCTCCCGCTCGACGGCGCGATGATCTACCTCGACGTGCAGCGCCACACCGAGCCGCCGCGCGTGCCGCGGACCATCGTCGATCGCTTCGTGCCGCTGCTGCCCTTCGCGGGCCTCTTCTTTGCGCGCGCGGGCGCGGCGCCTGGCACCCGCGAAAACCTGCGCTTCCTGCTCGAGGCGGGCGAGCTCGTGCTCATCTTCCCCGAGGGCACGCCGGGCGTGGGCAAGCGCTTCCGTGAGCGCTACCGCTTGCAGGGCTGGCGGGTGGGCCACGCCGAGACGGCGATCGCCCACGGGGTGCCCATCGTCCCGGTCGCGGTGATCGGCGCGGAGGAGCAGTGGCCGCAGCTCGCCCGCCTCCCGATACGCGTGCTCGGCGCGCCCTACCTGCCCGTGCCCGCGACGCCGCTCCCGCTGCCGGTCCGCTACCACATCCACTACGGAGCCCCGATCCACTTCGGCTACGCCCCGGAGGACGCGCGCCGGCCCGAGATCGTGCAGCGCGCCGCCGACCGGACGCGCGCGGCCGTCGAGGCCCTCATCGCGCGGGGCCTGCGGGAACGGAAGGGCGTGTTCCAGTGA
- the proB gene encoding glutamate 5-kinase yields the protein MRQLVQKARRVVVKVGSRTLASDREVFGRLADAVARAQAGGRSVVLVSSGAIALGAKKLGYPTRPKEMAKLQAAAAAGQSLLMRAYEEAFGARGLAVAQVLLTHADLADRARVNNARAALSALLDARAVPVLNENDSVSVEEIKFGDNDQLSALVAPLVDAELLVLLSDIPGLLDAEGERVPEVRDITNEAMRLVRSGKSAEGTGGMASKLEAARLATLTGAQVVIADARARDVLDRVLAGDDVGTWFVAPEKRISAKRAWIAFTLRPRGALVLDPGAARAVTEKGKSVLSVGVLGVRGDFRAGDAVRLLSHEGVELGRGLSRLAVEAATRVAGTKASAPVTPKAGGGKVASKPDDDRDVLVHRDELVVFAKASAVG from the coding sequence ATGAGGCAGCTCGTCCAGAAGGCCCGGCGCGTCGTGGTGAAGGTGGGCTCGCGCACGCTCGCGAGCGACCGCGAGGTGTTCGGGCGGCTCGCCGACGCCGTCGCCCGCGCCCAGGCCGGCGGGCGCTCGGTCGTGCTGGTGTCGAGCGGGGCCATCGCTCTCGGCGCGAAGAAGCTCGGCTACCCTACCCGCCCCAAGGAGATGGCCAAGCTGCAGGCGGCCGCCGCGGCGGGGCAGAGCCTGCTCATGCGCGCCTACGAGGAGGCCTTCGGCGCGCGCGGACTCGCGGTCGCCCAGGTGCTGCTCACCCACGCCGATCTCGCCGATCGCGCGCGGGTCAACAACGCACGCGCGGCGCTGTCCGCGCTGCTCGACGCGCGCGCGGTGCCCGTCCTGAACGAGAACGACTCGGTCTCGGTGGAGGAGATCAAGTTCGGCGACAACGACCAGCTCTCGGCGCTGGTCGCGCCCCTCGTCGACGCGGAGCTCCTCGTGCTCTTGTCCGACATCCCGGGGCTGCTCGACGCGGAGGGCGAGCGCGTGCCCGAGGTGCGCGACATCACGAACGAGGCGATGCGCCTCGTGCGGAGCGGGAAGAGCGCCGAGGGCACGGGCGGCATGGCGAGCAAGCTCGAGGCCGCGCGCCTCGCGACGCTCACGGGCGCGCAGGTGGTCATCGCCGACGCGCGCGCGCGCGACGTGCTCGATCGCGTGCTCGCGGGCGACGACGTGGGCACGTGGTTCGTGGCGCCCGAGAAGCGCATCTCCGCGAAGCGCGCGTGGATCGCGTTCACTCTTCGGCCGCGCGGCGCGCTCGTGCTCGACCCTGGCGCCGCCCGGGCTGTCACCGAGAAAGGCAAGAGCGTGCTCAGCGTGGGTGTGCTGGGCGTGCGCGGCGACTTCCGCGCGGGCGACGCCGTGCGCCTCTTGTCGCACGAGGGGGTGGAGCTCGGCCGCGGCCTGTCTCGGCTCGCGGTGGAGGCGGCCACCCGCGTCGCGGGCACCAAGGCGAGCGCGCCCGTCACGCCGAAGGCGGGCGGGGGCAAGGTCGCGTCGAAGCCCGACGATGACCGCGACGTGCTCGTGCACCGCGACGAGCTCGTGGTGTTCGCGAAGGCGAGCGCCGTCGGCTAG